Proteins from a genomic interval of Nitrospina gracilis Nb-211:
- a CDS encoding biotin/lipoyl-containing protein, which produces MAYITMAAMYPTMTSGKVDEFLVEIGDTIKKGMPVAEIVAEGYFTLISEYTGTIKEIYVGEGEYVEVDTPIIEIEEEE; this is translated from the coding sequence ATGGCATACATCACCATGGCCGCGATGTACCCGACCATGACTTCCGGCAAGGTCGATGAGTTCCTGGTGGAAATCGGCGACACGATCAAGAAAGGGATGCCCGTGGCAGAAATCGTCGCTGAAGGGTACTTCACACTCATCTCCGAGTACACGGGAACCATAAAGGAAATTTACGTTGGTGAAGGTGAATATGTGGAGGTGGACACACCGATCATCGAAATCGAGGAAGAAGAGTAG
- the mgtE gene encoding magnesium transporter, with translation MPVDNLKELLQNPETTPEQLLEAVNEIDHFEIARLLHQLTDEEKVQIFQLLKDDIKKQEVLYETDTESRSALIAELGHENMAQFLEAMPKDEAVDILQEAGLEVQEKILEQMVPDEAQTLKNLLSYKEETAGGLMSPHFNQVQPHELAGDILMNFLRHNKQEYGTNFYVVNGFRELVGTFTLRDLLNAPPKALATDIVWEHTPHVHLDDSCELVANEMDHEHISTIPVVDDQNVLHGIISFDDVLRGLKNMASEDIYTMVGASTKIDAFAQTTRSKLAARAPWLLTTFVGGMVSAYILKLFEFTLSEFSMVLFFIPFVLGLAGNVGLQGATVIVRGLATGDIQDDNLKSVIRSEVKVGVCHGLIFGMVCGFIIMTIAKTILASNPMLGLAVGLGIVLAVSMAAFIGSLTPWMFKKLDIDPAISTGPVVTTVNDIAGLFIYLMTTTLLFTLL, from the coding sequence ATGCCCGTAGATAACTTAAAAGAACTTCTGCAAAATCCGGAAACCACACCGGAACAACTGCTCGAAGCGGTCAACGAAATCGACCACTTTGAAATTGCGCGGTTGTTGCATCAATTGACGGATGAAGAAAAAGTTCAAATTTTTCAGTTACTTAAAGATGATATCAAAAAGCAGGAGGTGCTCTACGAAACGGATACGGAAAGCCGCAGCGCGCTGATTGCGGAATTGGGCCATGAAAACATGGCGCAGTTTCTGGAGGCCATGCCGAAAGACGAGGCGGTGGATATCCTGCAGGAAGCGGGACTGGAGGTGCAGGAGAAAATCCTGGAACAGATGGTTCCGGATGAAGCACAAACACTCAAAAACCTGCTCAGTTACAAAGAAGAAACCGCCGGCGGCCTCATGAGCCCGCACTTCAACCAGGTGCAACCGCACGAACTGGCGGGCGACATTCTGATGAATTTTTTAAGGCACAACAAGCAGGAGTACGGCACCAACTTCTATGTGGTCAACGGCTTCCGCGAACTTGTGGGGACCTTCACACTGCGTGACCTGTTGAATGCGCCGCCCAAAGCGCTGGCCACCGATATCGTGTGGGAGCACACGCCGCACGTGCACCTGGATGATTCCTGCGAGTTGGTTGCCAATGAGATGGATCACGAACACATCAGCACCATCCCGGTGGTGGACGATCAAAACGTTCTGCACGGCATCATCAGCTTCGATGACGTTCTGCGCGGGCTGAAAAACATGGCGAGCGAAGACATCTACACCATGGTCGGCGCTTCGACCAAGATCGACGCCTTCGCCCAGACCACGCGCTCCAAACTCGCGGCGCGTGCGCCCTGGCTTCTCACCACCTTCGTCGGCGGTATGGTGAGCGCTTACATCCTGAAGCTATTCGAATTCACGCTGAGCGAATTTTCGATGGTGCTCTTCTTCATTCCCTTTGTGCTGGGACTGGCGGGGAATGTCGGTCTGCAGGGAGCGACGGTGATCGTGCGCGGCCTGGCGACGGGCGACATCCAGGATGACAACCTGAAAAGCGTCATCCGTAGCGAGGTGAAGGTGGGTGTGTGCCACGGCCTGATTTTCGGCATGGTCTGCGGATTCATCATCATGACCATTGCCAAAACGATTCTGGCATCGAACCCCATGCTGGGGCTGGCTGTGGGACTGGGCATCGTGCTGGCAGTGTCCATGGCCGCATTCATCGGTTCGCTCACGCCGTGGATGTTCAAGAAGCTCGATATCGACCCCGCCATCAGCACCGGTCCCGTGGTGACCACGGTGAACGACATCGCCGGGCTGTTCATCTACCTCATGACCACCACCCTGCTCTTCACCCTTCTGTAG
- a CDS encoding NAD-dependent epimerase/dehydratase family protein: MGNYLVVGGTGVMGQAAIEAVRETQGQNARIIANWYGKEDTGIQIEGADETVFGDITDPQCRQRLKEMGDGKYEYLFYATALGAVGFAIRETTPEQIQESNRVSFDPMVALEQEMDIGTVVSYSTFYTTRHQLGSYGAMGYSKEALEKWTFEPGKSKRACIRAGLFESSSSRGIKLLLRKTAKDLSKLKDPLIRGYFEGVSTKDGVDNYLNGIMQEEKELFGDSPTRPENLKQAHLELFKASPPVFVNVCGARVWLTHEPLLLQKYL, encoded by the coding sequence ATGGGAAACTATCTCGTAGTCGGGGGAACCGGCGTCATGGGGCAGGCCGCCATCGAAGCGGTGCGCGAAACGCAGGGCCAGAACGCTCGTATCATCGCCAACTGGTACGGCAAGGAGGACACGGGCATTCAGATTGAGGGTGCCGATGAAACCGTATTCGGCGACATCACCGATCCGCAGTGCCGCCAGCGCCTGAAAGAGATGGGTGACGGAAAATACGAATACCTGTTTTATGCCACCGCGCTGGGGGCCGTCGGCTTCGCCATCCGCGAAACCACGCCGGAACAGATCCAGGAATCCAACCGCGTGTCGTTCGATCCCATGGTCGCGCTGGAGCAGGAAATGGACATCGGCACGGTGGTGAGTTACTCCACCTTTTACACCACCCGGCACCAGCTTGGCAGTTACGGGGCCATGGGCTATTCCAAAGAAGCATTGGAGAAGTGGACGTTCGAACCCGGCAAATCCAAACGCGCCTGCATCCGCGCCGGGCTGTTCGAGTCGTCTTCGTCCCGCGGCATCAAACTGCTGTTGCGCAAAACGGCGAAGGACCTGAGCAAGTTGAAAGATCCGCTGATCCGTGGGTACTTTGAAGGAGTGAGCACCAAAGATGGCGTGGACAATTACCTGAACGGGATCATGCAGGAGGAGAAGGAACTGTTCGGCGACAGCCCCACCCGGCCGGAGAACCTGAAGCAGGCCCACCTGGAATTGTTCAAAGCCTCACCGCCGGTATTCGTGAATGTGTGCGGAGCCAGGGTCTGGCTCACTCACGAACCTTTGCTTTTGCAGAAATACCTGTAA
- a CDS encoding EVE domain-containing protein: protein MNYWLVKQEPSAYSWQQFVQDGGTFWNGVRNYQARNNLQAMKKGDLVLFYHSVVGKEIMGIAKVAKEAYPDPTSDDPNWVVVDLKPVKAFNKTVTLDEIKNNAKLKDIALIKQSRLSVMPLKAGEFKTLIKMGDTSHPEA from the coding sequence ATGAATTACTGGCTGGTCAAGCAGGAGCCTTCCGCCTACAGTTGGCAGCAGTTCGTCCAGGACGGCGGAACCTTCTGGAACGGGGTGCGTAATTACCAGGCCCGCAACAATCTGCAGGCCATGAAAAAAGGCGATCTCGTTCTCTTCTACCACAGCGTCGTTGGGAAAGAGATCATGGGTATCGCGAAGGTCGCCAAAGAAGCCTACCCGGACCCGACCTCCGACGACCCCAACTGGGTGGTGGTGGACCTCAAACCGGTCAAGGCCTTCAACAAAACTGTCACCCTGGACGAAATCAAAAATAATGCGAAGCTGAAAGACATTGCCCTCATCAAGCAGTCGCGGCTGTCGGTCATGCCGCTCAAGGCGGGGGAGTTCAAAACCCTGATTAAAATGGGAGACACCAGTCACCCCGAAGCCTGA
- a CDS encoding aldolase catalytic domain-containing protein, with protein MYRPEIKVLDCTIRDGGLMNNHQFSNELVRRVYQAANEAGVDYIELGYKADENQFNRSEFGPMKFCTEKDLEAVVDGIEKKAKLSVMVDIGRVDPETIVSKGESYIDMMRVASYVKDIDKAIDLVNHLEGKGYETTVNIMAVSHARERELDEALEQLEKECATRVVYLVDSFGALYSEQIAYLAKKYKSLCPTKEIGIHAHNNQQLAFANTIEAIINNVNYLDGTIYGIGRAAGNCPLELLLGFLKNPKFDLRPILDVIGSDFIKIRQQIEWGYYIPYMITGVLDVHPRFAMALLNSEKRDDFLEFYEKLINESNV; from the coding sequence ATGTATCGTCCTGAAATTAAAGTTCTCGACTGCACCATTCGTGACGGCGGACTGATGAACAATCATCAGTTCAGCAACGAATTGGTTCGCAGGGTGTACCAGGCGGCCAACGAAGCAGGGGTGGATTATATCGAACTGGGGTACAAGGCAGATGAAAACCAGTTCAACCGCAGTGAATTCGGTCCCATGAAATTCTGCACGGAAAAGGACCTGGAGGCCGTCGTGGATGGCATTGAAAAAAAGGCCAAACTTTCCGTGATGGTGGATATCGGCCGTGTGGACCCCGAAACCATTGTGTCGAAGGGAGAAAGCTACATTGACATGATGCGGGTGGCCAGCTATGTCAAGGACATCGACAAAGCCATCGATCTGGTCAACCACCTTGAGGGCAAAGGCTATGAGACTACGGTGAACATCATGGCCGTGTCCCACGCCCGCGAACGCGAGCTGGATGAAGCCCTGGAGCAGTTGGAAAAAGAATGCGCAACACGGGTGGTGTACCTGGTGGACAGCTTTGGCGCTCTGTACTCGGAGCAGATCGCGTACCTCGCCAAAAAATATAAAAGCCTGTGTCCGACCAAGGAAATCGGTATCCACGCGCACAACAACCAGCAATTGGCTTTCGCCAACACCATCGAGGCCATTATCAATAATGTCAATTATCTCGACGGGACGATTTACGGCATCGGCCGGGCCGCTGGCAACTGTCCGCTGGAATTGCTGCTGGGTTTCCTCAAAAACCCGAAGTTCGACCTCAGGCCCATTCTGGACGTCATCGGGTCGGACTTCATCAAGATCAGGCAGCAGATCGAGTGGGGCTACTACATCCCTTACATGATCACCGGCGTGCTGGATGTGCACCCGCGCTTTGCCATGGCGTTGCTGAACTCCGAAAAGCGGGATGATTTCCTTGAGTTCTACGAAAAGCTGATCAACGAATCCAACGTGTGA
- a CDS encoding bifunctional 4-hydroxy-2-oxoglutarate aldolase/2-dehydro-3-deoxy-phosphogluconate aldolase, whose translation MFDADRFAQKPVLGIIRGMAESQLSGVLEAVVRSGVEFIEITLNTPGAIPLLQLADREFSDRLCLGAGTVLTRREAENAAAAGARFLVSPTASPEVARFCREQGIPHFPGAFTPTEIQAAWEGGAFMVKVFPSSVVGPGYFREIKGPFDGIRLMAVGGVRASNACEFLEKGASAVAVGASVFSVPRMESGNHAAIEKDLKEILFEVTGFLNKINSGN comes from the coding sequence ATGTTTGACGCGGACCGGTTTGCCCAAAAACCGGTGTTGGGCATCATTCGGGGAATGGCGGAGAGCCAGCTTTCGGGCGTGTTGGAAGCGGTGGTGCGCTCCGGGGTGGAATTTATAGAAATCACTCTGAATACCCCGGGTGCCATACCGCTTCTCCAACTTGCTGACCGGGAGTTTTCGGACCGCTTGTGCCTGGGGGCGGGCACGGTATTGACCCGGCGCGAGGCCGAAAACGCCGCCGCCGCCGGGGCCCGGTTTCTGGTCAGTCCCACCGCTTCTCCGGAAGTGGCCCGCTTTTGCCGGGAACAGGGAATCCCGCATTTTCCCGGCGCCTTCACCCCTACGGAAATTCAAGCCGCCTGGGAAGGTGGTGCCTTCATGGTCAAGGTGTTTCCCTCTTCCGTCGTGGGACCGGGATATTTCCGCGAAATCAAGGGTCCGTTCGATGGCATCCGGCTGATGGCCGTGGGTGGGGTCCGTGCTTCCAATGCCTGCGAATTTTTAGAAAAAGGGGCGTCCGCCGTGGCGGTGGGAGCTTCTGTATTTTCGGTTCCTAGAATGGAGTCCGGAAACCACGCGGCGATCGAGAAGGATTTGAAAGAAATTTTGTTTGAAGTGACTGGTTTTTTGAATAAAATTAATTCAGGTAACTGA
- a CDS encoding PepSY domain-containing protein yields MRFQSFKTSRNFHKWTGFVCAIFFLMLAVSGILLMHRDSLELDKIEVEAKYLPDKYFKMIGEGFALQALTLNPKNPSIMFVGTQNGLFRSKDRGSTWTQLHEGMRNENVRAVAIHPIMPQLVFAATERGIYVSETGGDFWSGWIEESSGLRNIDVRDLKFDPNNPEVLYAATADGVYKSDDEGDIWQASFKPEKKDGRESVRFIRFSSKGKTIYIATDSGIFRSQDEGETWTRQWDTALPSRLKSLVSLDTEPEFLYAGFETGLYKSFNHGILWVPDEELNTDFVHGLFVNPKQTTELFAATSESLYHSADGGDHWQVQAIGGDNEIGLDFISIQFPADMKAPMMLAASRTQVLLSLDGGENWKSTGLAEILSEKTGTHLTMDLVKLLTEIHTGRFFGDLVFVLVDVSTVGLILLIFSGISLTLYRRNVTKSKKLKERLKEESQEVPVDAILDIQETADDLSQESHQIHDMIEHINSHLAKCRTIYMTREKKEIEKIGEHIVAIDKKMHHLMERIEEFDKLSQN; encoded by the coding sequence TTGAGATTCCAGTCTTTTAAAACCTCCCGCAATTTTCACAAATGGACGGGATTCGTCTGCGCCATTTTTTTCCTGATGCTGGCGGTCAGCGGCATCCTCCTCATGCACCGCGACAGCCTGGAACTCGACAAGATCGAGGTCGAAGCCAAGTACCTGCCCGACAAGTATTTCAAAATGATCGGCGAAGGCTTCGCCTTACAGGCGCTGACCCTGAATCCGAAAAATCCTTCCATCATGTTTGTCGGCACGCAGAACGGCCTGTTCCGTTCCAAGGACCGCGGAAGCACGTGGACGCAACTGCACGAAGGCATGCGCAATGAAAACGTGCGCGCCGTCGCCATCCATCCCATCATGCCGCAACTGGTTTTTGCCGCGACGGAGCGGGGGATTTACGTATCTGAGACCGGCGGCGATTTCTGGAGCGGGTGGATTGAAGAGTCGTCGGGACTGCGCAACATCGACGTGCGCGACCTGAAATTCGACCCGAACAATCCCGAAGTGCTGTACGCCGCCACCGCCGACGGCGTTTACAAATCCGACGACGAAGGCGACATCTGGCAGGCGTCGTTCAAACCGGAAAAGAAGGACGGCAGGGAAAGCGTGCGGTTCATCCGCTTCTCATCGAAAGGCAAAACCATTTACATCGCCACCGACTCCGGCATCTTCCGCAGTCAGGACGAAGGCGAGACATGGACGCGGCAATGGGATACCGCCCTGCCCTCACGCTTGAAATCGCTGGTGTCGCTGGACACGGAGCCGGAGTTTCTCTACGCCGGATTTGAAACCGGATTGTACAAATCATTCAATCACGGCATCCTCTGGGTTCCTGATGAGGAACTGAACACCGATTTCGTGCACGGGTTGTTTGTGAACCCGAAACAGACCACGGAATTGTTCGCCGCCACGAGCGAAAGCCTGTATCACTCCGCCGACGGCGGCGACCACTGGCAGGTGCAAGCCATCGGCGGTGATAATGAGATCGGACTCGATTTCATCAGCATTCAGTTCCCTGCGGACATGAAGGCGCCGATGATGCTGGCGGCAAGCCGCACGCAGGTGCTGTTGTCACTGGACGGAGGCGAGAACTGGAAGAGCACCGGCCTTGCGGAAATCCTGAGTGAGAAAACGGGAACGCACCTCACTATGGACCTGGTGAAACTGCTCACTGAAATCCATACCGGGCGCTTCTTCGGTGATCTTGTGTTCGTGCTGGTGGACGTGTCCACGGTGGGGTTGATCCTTCTCATCTTCTCCGGCATTTCGCTTACCCTGTACCGCCGCAACGTGACCAAATCGAAAAAGCTGAAGGAACGGTTGAAGGAAGAATCGCAGGAAGTGCCGGTGGACGCCATCCTCGATATTCAGGAGACGGCAGACGACCTGTCGCAGGAAAGCCACCAGATCCACGACATGATCGAGCACATCAACTCCCATCTCGCCAAGTGCCGGACCATCTACATGACGCGGGAAAAGAAAGAAATCGAGAAGATCGGCGAGCACATCGTAGCCATCGACAAGAAGATGCACCACCTCATGGAGCGCATTGAGGAGTTCGACAAGCTGTCACAGAATTGA
- a CDS encoding cytochrome c/FTR1 family iron permease, producing the protein MPFALLLAALTFPPIVQAQGIAAVQSKIKKVIMMMNIVDKEYTEGIANGKVINAAEYEESQVFLDQAFERFQSVSGQSSSAQGAEEITNQYKRLKQEIQDKKDPAEIRTQIQAINAGLVREFKIEISQTPAEPVDLARGQEIYMSNCRICHGVSGKGDGPVAHQLEPKPAVLANPAITGDKETVAFDNFQIINVGIANTAMVGWADQFSEQDIWNVTYFIRTFSNDNVALPLVAAGTGAAAGGGSDQYLKTFESVERMVDSSWNTFKEGDVKSASEQAFDAYMTYEKVEGALITKDKELGLRLESAFGRLQAEMKRNAPRDLVENLVKDIKAGLAEGKAEMTQDIGFTGLFIQSFSIIVREGFEAILIIAALITFLVRSRNQEKVKTIYVGVIIGVIGSFITYYVLHEILKISMSNQELMEGWIMLIAVVVLFYVSYWLISKIEAAKWQKYITHKMQDAMTTGSTWTLGVVAFLSVYREGFETVLFYKALYLYAGETTGGIVPGFLAGCAVLAVVFFLINKLGVRVPIKWFFGVTSVFLYFMAFVFMGKGLHELQMGGQLSATPAEFAPEISTLGMYPTWETFIGQMILLLAFAGAIVYTFIIKQEKAARELKTSTNQLQKNITSVHDLVEHISHHAKRCEIFLKDTRDQDLKELSQHLKEIDEKVHELFDQVKYFENQLQDEYDRISQPIGAKEKGLH; encoded by the coding sequence ATGCCGTTCGCACTGCTCCTGGCGGCGTTGACATTTCCCCCAATCGTCCAGGCACAAGGCATCGCCGCGGTGCAATCCAAAATCAAAAAAGTCATCATGATGATGAACATCGTGGACAAGGAATACACGGAAGGCATCGCCAACGGGAAGGTGATCAATGCCGCCGAGTATGAAGAGAGTCAGGTGTTTCTGGACCAGGCCTTCGAGCGATTCCAGTCTGTTTCCGGCCAGTCCTCTTCCGCCCAGGGCGCGGAGGAAATCACAAACCAGTACAAACGTCTGAAACAGGAGATACAGGATAAGAAAGATCCGGCTGAGATCAGAACCCAGATTCAGGCCATCAACGCCGGACTGGTGCGCGAGTTTAAAATTGAAATCAGCCAGACGCCTGCCGAGCCGGTCGACCTGGCGCGCGGTCAGGAAATTTACATGAGCAACTGCCGTATCTGTCACGGCGTGTCGGGAAAAGGCGATGGTCCGGTGGCGCATCAACTGGAGCCCAAACCCGCCGTGCTGGCGAACCCGGCCATCACCGGCGACAAGGAAACCGTAGCTTTTGACAATTTCCAGATCATCAACGTCGGCATCGCCAACACCGCCATGGTGGGCTGGGCGGATCAGTTTTCCGAGCAAGACATCTGGAACGTGACGTATTTCATCCGCACCTTTTCCAACGACAACGTCGCCCTGCCACTGGTGGCCGCGGGTACCGGAGCCGCCGCCGGTGGGGGTTCCGACCAGTACCTGAAGACGTTCGAATCGGTGGAGAGGATGGTCGATTCCAGTTGGAACACGTTCAAGGAAGGCGATGTCAAGTCTGCTTCCGAACAGGCATTCGACGCCTACATGACTTATGAGAAGGTCGAAGGCGCGCTGATCACCAAGGACAAGGAACTGGGCCTGCGGCTGGAATCGGCGTTCGGCCGCCTGCAGGCGGAAATGAAACGAAATGCTCCGCGCGACCTGGTTGAAAACCTGGTGAAGGATATCAAGGCCGGCCTTGCGGAAGGCAAGGCAGAGATGACGCAGGACATCGGTTTCACCGGCCTGTTCATCCAGTCCTTTTCCATCATCGTGCGGGAAGGCTTCGAGGCCATCCTCATCATTGCCGCGCTCATCACCTTCCTCGTGCGCTCGCGCAATCAGGAAAAAGTGAAAACCATTTACGTTGGGGTGATCATCGGCGTCATCGGCAGTTTTATCACCTACTACGTCTTGCACGAAATCTTGAAAATTAGCATGTCCAACCAGGAGTTGATGGAAGGCTGGATCATGCTCATTGCCGTGGTGGTGCTGTTTTACGTCAGCTACTGGCTGATCTCCAAGATCGAGGCCGCCAAGTGGCAGAAGTACATCACGCACAAAATGCAGGATGCAATGACCACGGGCAGTACGTGGACGCTGGGCGTGGTGGCGTTCCTCTCCGTGTACCGCGAAGGATTCGAGACCGTGCTTTTCTACAAAGCGCTGTACCTTTATGCCGGAGAAACCACCGGCGGCATCGTTCCGGGTTTTCTTGCCGGATGCGCGGTGCTGGCCGTGGTGTTTTTTCTGATCAACAAACTGGGCGTGCGCGTGCCGATCAAATGGTTCTTCGGCGTGACCAGCGTGTTTCTGTATTTCATGGCCTTTGTGTTCATGGGCAAGGGCCTGCACGAGTTGCAGATGGGCGGACAGCTTTCGGCCACCCCGGCAGAGTTCGCACCGGAAATTTCCACGCTTGGCATGTACCCCACCTGGGAGACGTTCATCGGCCAGATGATCCTGCTCCTCGCTTTCGCCGGGGCCATCGTGTACACCTTCATCATCAAGCAGGAGAAGGCGGCGCGCGAACTGAAGACCAGCACCAATCAACTGCAGAAAAACATCACCAGCGTGCACGACCTGGTAGAGCACATCTCACACCACGCCAAGCGGTGCGAAATTTTCCTGAAAGACACGCGCGATCAGGATTTGAAAGAGCTGTCCCAGCACCTCAAGGAAATCGATGAAAAGGTGCACGAATTGTTCGACCAGGTAAAATATTTTGAAAATCAGTTGCAGGACGAATACGACCGGATTTCCCAACCCATCGGCGCCAAGGAAAAGGGACTGCATTGA
- a CDS encoding carboxypeptidase M32 has translation MTQKTTATARQVYGDLVARLKEVHHLNSVMGILHWDQEVIMPVGGGDSRAQQLATLAGLAHDKFTSPEIGEWLEQLEAAPKSEFNEIELCNIRETRREYDREVKVPRQLVQELTELGSRGHHVWVKARENNKLADFAPLLEKMVELKKEWARHIDPSRPAYDVNIDVFEQGFTMERIDPIFERLKGELVPLIAAIQDSDYKPDTSFLRGTFPVEKQKSLGRQVISDMGFNFDNGRVDVSVHPFCGGGDCTDVRITTRYREDNFIESLYAAVHETGHALYEQGRMQDHKALPVSEALTTGVHESQSLFWERMIAQQEAFIERYCGLLAETFPQSFSGIDPHTAYEAINVSQPSFIRVEADEVTYPLHVILRYEIEKGLFDGSMAVKDLPQIWNDKMETYLGIRPATDREGVLQDVHWSGGAFGYFPSYTLGAMMACQFYKALEREVPDTRDHVRNGNFQIIKDWLNRNIHSKGKLYDTDTLLTQVTGEPFNPEPFITYLQEKYTAIYRLQGNQARH, from the coding sequence ATGACGCAGAAAACGACAGCAACGGCACGGCAGGTTTATGGCGACCTGGTGGCGCGATTGAAGGAGGTCCATCATCTCAACAGCGTGATGGGGATTCTGCACTGGGATCAGGAAGTCATCATGCCTGTGGGAGGCGGGGACTCCCGCGCCCAGCAGTTGGCGACGCTGGCGGGGCTCGCGCACGACAAGTTCACCTCCCCTGAAATCGGTGAATGGCTGGAACAACTGGAGGCCGCGCCGAAATCGGAGTTCAACGAGATCGAGCTCTGCAATATCCGCGAAACCCGCCGCGAGTACGACCGCGAAGTCAAGGTGCCGCGTCAACTGGTGCAGGAATTGACGGAGTTGGGGTCGCGGGGTCACCACGTCTGGGTGAAAGCCCGCGAGAATAATAAATTAGCTGATTTCGCGCCTTTACTCGAGAAAATGGTTGAACTCAAAAAGGAATGGGCGCGGCATATCGATCCCAGCCGTCCGGCTTACGACGTGAATATCGACGTCTTCGAGCAGGGCTTCACCATGGAGCGCATCGATCCGATTTTCGAACGCCTGAAGGGGGAGCTGGTGCCGCTCATCGCCGCCATTCAGGACAGCGACTACAAACCGGACACTTCGTTTTTACGGGGCACGTTCCCCGTCGAAAAGCAGAAATCGCTCGGCCGGCAGGTGATCAGCGACATGGGATTCAATTTCGACAATGGCCGCGTCGATGTCTCGGTGCATCCCTTCTGCGGCGGCGGCGACTGCACCGACGTGCGCATCACCACCCGCTACCGCGAGGACAATTTCATCGAATCGCTGTACGCGGCGGTCCACGAAACCGGCCATGCGCTGTACGAGCAGGGCCGGATGCAGGACCACAAGGCCCTGCCGGTGTCGGAGGCGCTCACCACCGGCGTGCATGAATCGCAATCGCTTTTCTGGGAGCGCATGATCGCCCAGCAGGAGGCGTTCATCGAACGCTATTGCGGCCTGTTGGCGGAGACGTTTCCGCAATCGTTCAGTGGCATCGATCCACACACGGCGTACGAGGCCATCAACGTCAGTCAGCCGTCGTTCATCCGTGTCGAGGCGGACGAGGTGACGTACCCCTTGCATGTGATCCTGCGTTACGAAATCGAAAAGGGGCTGTTCGACGGCTCGATGGCGGTGAAGGACCTGCCGCAAATCTGGAACGACAAGATGGAAACGTACCTGGGCATCCGGCCTGCCACCGACCGTGAAGGCGTGCTTCAGGATGTGCACTGGAGCGGCGGCGCGTTTGGCTACTTCCCGTCGTACACGCTGGGCGCGATGATGGCCTGCCAGTTTTACAAGGCACTGGAACGCGAGGTTCCGGACACTCGCGACCATGTGCGTAACGGCAATTTCCAGATCATCAAGGACTGGCTGAACCGCAACATCCATTCCAAGGGCAAGCTCTATGACACCGACACCCTGCTCACGCAGGTGACGGGAGAACCTTTCAACCCTGAACCGTTCATCACCTACCTTCAGGAGAAGTACACGGCGATTTACCGGCTGCAAGGCAACCAGGCCCGCCACTGA
- a CDS encoding SH3 domain-containing protein, whose product MEENQANITEYCVVCQKPLPPNAVFCRNCQPPQPPPAIPEGGLPLSKAVVAIALILLVFGGIVAIKAGVSLTSDIPEGGEEAVAPEDRPQDADMKIIHYVRVDRANVREQPNTESEVITVVTKGEKIVVTEKNDDWSKVDLNGRVGWISTGLLSARVE is encoded by the coding sequence ATGGAAGAAAATCAGGCGAACATTACCGAATACTGTGTGGTCTGCCAGAAGCCTCTGCCGCCGAATGCGGTCTTCTGCCGAAACTGCCAACCGCCCCAGCCGCCGCCTGCCATACCGGAAGGGGGTCTGCCCCTGTCCAAAGCGGTGGTTGCGATCGCGCTCATCCTGCTGGTGTTTGGCGGCATCGTCGCCATCAAGGCCGGGGTGTCGTTGACAAGCGACATTCCCGAAGGCGGGGAGGAAGCGGTCGCGCCGGAAGATCGCCCGCAGGATGCGGATATGAAGATCATCCATTACGTCCGCGTGGACCGCGCCAATGTCCGCGAACAGCCCAATACCGAGAGCGAGGTCATCACCGTGGTGACGAAAGGCGAGAAGATCGTCGTCACCGAAAAGAATGATGATTGGAGTAAGGTGGATTTGAATGGCAGGGTGGGGTGGATTTCCACCGGCCTGCTGTCCGCCCGCGTGGAGTGA